The genomic window TTTGCATCTACATCTATGTTTTCTGCCGCAGGTTTTTTGGGAAGTCCCGGCATGGTCATTATCTCGCCGGTGAGAGCCACCACAAAGCCTGCTCCTGCGGAGAGCTTTACATTTCTCACATTTATCTTAAACCCGGTTGGTCTACCAAGTTTAGAAGGATCATCGCTGAGAGAATACTGAGTTTTTGCTATGCATACCGGAAGGTTTTTAAACCCGAGGTTTTCAAGATTCCTGATTTCTTTCATGGCAGCCGGCGCAAATTCTACCCCGTCGGCACCATATATTTCCCTGGCAATAGTTTCTATTTTTTCTGCGATACCAATTTTAAGATTATAGACTGGTTTGTATTTGTTTTCACCCTCATCGATGAGGCGCAGAACTTCTTTTGCCAGTTCAATACCGCCGTCTCGGCCTTTGGCCCAGACTTCGGACAGCACCGATTTTACACCATAGCGGCCGCATTCTTCTTCGATGAGTTTGAGCTCCTTTTCCGTATCCATCGGGAACCGGTTGATGGCCACTACTGCCGGCAGACCAAATTTTACCGTAATGTTCTCCACATGCTTTAAAAGATTAGGTACGCCTTTCTTCAATGCTTCAAGATTCTCCACATTCAGGTCTTCTTTTTTGACCCCGCCATTATATTTTAAGGCTCTGACCGTGGCTACAATGACTACCGCATCAGGCTTTATTCCGGCAGCTCTGCATTTTATGTCCAGGAATTTTTCTGCCCCCAGGTCTGCGCCGAAGCCTGCCTCGGTGACCACATAATCTGCGAGTTTCAAGGCCATCTTTGTGGCCATTATGCTGTTGCAGCCATGGGCTATATTGGCAAAGGGGCCGCCGTGTACAAAGGCGGGAGTACCCTCCAGAGTCTGGACCAGGTTGGGCTTTAAGGCATCCTTGAGTAGAGCAGCCATGGCCCCCTGGGCCTTCAGGTCTCCTGCTGTAACGGGTTTGCCATCGCAAGTATAGCCTACGATGATCCTGGCCAGCCTATTTTTTAAGTCTTCCAGGTCCTTGGCCAGGCAGAATATGGCCATGACCTCCGATGCCACGGTTATGTCATATCCATCCTCCCTGGGTGTTCCATTGGCCTTTCCTCCAAGGCCGTCTACGATGAATCGGAGCTGTCTGTCATTCATGTCCACACATCTCTTCCAGGTAATGCGGCGCGGGTCAATGCCCAGTTGATTCCCCTGATATATGTGGTTGTCTATCATGGCTGCCAGGAGATTATTGGCAGCACCGATGGCGTGAAAGTCGCCGGTAAAGTGAAGGTTTATGTCTTCCATGGGAATTACCTGAGCATATCCTCCGCCTGCCGCCCCGCCCTTTATTCCGAAGACCGGCCCCAGTGAAGGTTCTCTCAGGGCTATGGCGACCTTTTTCCCGAGCTTTTTGAGGGCATCTCCCAGACCTACGGTGGTGGTAGTCTTGCCTTCTCCGGCGGGTGTGGGGTTTATGGCGGTGGTCAAAACGAGCTTTCCATCCTTTTTGTCCCCATATTTTTTTAGCAGGTTATAATCCACCTTGGCCTTATACTTACCGTAGTATTCGATATCATCTTCCGTAAGGCCCAGTTTGCCAGCAATATCCCGGATGTGTTCCGGTTGTGCTTCCTGTGCGATTTCAATATCGCTTTTGTAGTTCATAAAAAGTTCCCCCTTAAGTATAATTTGATTCCAGCGCAAAAGTCGCTTTCGGTGGTTGTGACGGCCCGGCACCTCTGCTCATCCACATGTTCTTAATCTCGACTCCAGCTCTTCTTTTATTTTTTTTATCTCACGGACCTTTTTACTGCTCTGCTCATAAGGTGAAACTCCCAACCTATCGGCACAAACGACATCCTCATCATATGACATGAATCCCAGTACCGGTATCTCGCCGCAGGAACCTATTATGAAATCTTTTTCTTCCTGGTTCTTTATTTTGTTGCCCACGGCGAATACCGTCTCAACGCCAATGTCACTTGCAAGCTTTTTTACGGCCTTTAGCGTTTGGATGCTTCTTTTTCCAGGCTCCACTACTACTACAAAGGCATCTACCGTCTGGGCGGTGGCCCTCCCCAAGTGTTCTATCCCAGCTTCCATATCTAATATCAAAATTTCATTGG from Biomaibacter acetigenes includes these protein-coding regions:
- a CDS encoding formate--tetrahydrofolate ligase, which codes for MNYKSDIEIAQEAQPEHIRDIAGKLGLTEDDIEYYGKYKAKVDYNLLKKYGDKKDGKLVLTTAINPTPAGEGKTTTTVGLGDALKKLGKKVAIALREPSLGPVFGIKGGAAGGGYAQVIPMEDINLHFTGDFHAIGAANNLLAAMIDNHIYQGNQLGIDPRRITWKRCVDMNDRQLRFIVDGLGGKANGTPREDGYDITVASEVMAIFCLAKDLEDLKNRLARIIVGYTCDGKPVTAGDLKAQGAMAALLKDALKPNLVQTLEGTPAFVHGGPFANIAHGCNSIMATKMALKLADYVVTEAGFGADLGAEKFLDIKCRAAGIKPDAVVIVATVRALKYNGGVKKEDLNVENLEALKKGVPNLLKHVENITVKFGLPAVVAINRFPMDTEKELKLIEEECGRYGVKSVLSEVWAKGRDGGIELAKEVLRLIDEGENKYKPVYNLKIGIAEKIETIAREIYGADGVEFAPAAMKEIRNLENLGFKNLPVCIAKTQYSLSDDPSKLGRPTGFKINVRNVKLSAGAGFVVALTGEIMTMPGLPKKPAAENIDVDANGRITGLF